The DNA window ATGATTTACAAAATGACTGTAACACataatgaaaaattgaaaacagcACGTTGAATAATTTATTGCGTACAacgcgcttttctggatttactttcatcaggaacgctcaaagtcAATCATTTGAAATACGAAGATGtttaagtaccgaaaccgttgaagagctacatgtatatgtcaaaaatacctaaaataaataaccaaattCATCGGAAGCCAACTTTgtctgagggagttgaaacctaaatttctttatgatttataaatttattaacgGATAATTTTAGTTAAGTTTGTGAAATCATGTCAGAACCGAAATACtgacagtccaccagcagaggtatagACCTagtaaaaaattgtaaacaacacgtttaataatttattgcaTCCAATGCGCTTCATTAATAGaactttttgtcatttcctTCCTGAAAATATGCACTATACTGTAGCCGTCCTGCTAGACAACATGGGCTTCTATACAAGTATGATTCGttcaaacttattttgattGTTGTCCAGATTTATACACTTTAATGACTGAAGTCAGATGCATGATTCTTCCAGATATTATTcgaatttgaaaaatgaaaaatcgaGAAAATGTTGCTTCAGAATAATAAagattaaatacattttttttctagaggttattgctGTGTAAACCGGGGTTCTTATTCACACTTCGaacttttattcagtttgtgagttaatcGCCCctgtttacacatcaataacctctggaaaaaaatgtgtttaatcctatagTATTGAATAACATACATACACAAACGATAGGAAATCTGGAGAAGttaaatgtaacaaatatttcattgatgATTTAGAATATAGCTATGGATACGATTTTGATGGATGAGACCGGGAAATCTCTATTTGCTAGTCACGTATGCAAAATGTTTATCAAAGCCTTTGTCGATCATCTGATGAAATACTTGGACAGGAAAGGTACAGGCGTACAAAAATGCGATATAATGTGGGTCATCCCTGTGTCTGTAGATCTGACTGATACTAGTAAACAGCTCTTGAGATCGTGTGCAGAGCAGGTAGGTGTGTTTTCTTACAGTATAATCATAGATATACCAgaggttgaagtcataaaactttgctcagtgctcggaacacaaaaatcatgctcgaaacatgaaatcaagaattttgattggttgattttggagTATGAGTACAAAAAACAGACTCAAAAGTTTTAAGACCGCAAGGCCTGGTCTTTTGTACAAGCAAACGAACAATATTTAACATTAGGAGTAGtactgttaaaaagtaattagTGTTCCGTAAACCAATTATGTCTGATTGGATTGCCTTCACACTTGTATAAAAATGTGGGAACTGCAAACATgcaagtgagatgtttagctagctatacaaTGGGTTTAATCAAACATTTTACCTTTCTGAATTTCCTGTACAACgtcaggaatataacaattGCCTCCGGTCATCCGTCGTTTAACATAGTCTACCATTTGATTTGTCAGATTTTTCAATTGGATCTAAAGTTCGGTTTTTGTGTAATGACATTTTTATTCTATGTATCAACACTAAGCAACGCCTGCTTAAACAGTTGATATATACCAATTAATACGATATTCCAGAAATAGCGTTTCCTTGAAGTAGAATTCCATCCTTTGGTGTTGATACTAACTAGAATGGGTAGATGACAAAGTTGAAGTCATTCCTTCAGAGTCAGTAATATGACAATGTTTTTCAATTTGGTCTGTTGGTTCATTTTGTCTAACATTTTAATATACCTGCATCTAAGGACTTCCCTctattcaaattttcataaatagtGTTATATAGTAGTTagtttgtctttgtttttttttttatttataccagtgtatttttttatttgatagtaTTTTGTTACATCCATAGAGCTTAGAATGCAGACACACGTTTTGCAAGCATGACCAGAGTTctcttaaaaaattataattcgtATGTTTACAGAAGATTACCGATTTTCACCACTCATAACTCCATTATTCGAAAGTACACattaagattaaataaaaaagacgACGGATTCGCATAAATTTATAAAGGACACGTACTGTTGAGTCATTTCAGTTTATGTTTCCCTGCAATAAATGAATATCCATCTTGTTAATTCAAATTCAGTCAAAATGTTACACAAATtcaatcaaaatgttaaaatagcaTGAATAGGGACATAAGATACTTTGATTTAATTAACCAGAAAGATTACTTTGACACGGGATCAATTTCGTgcgtttaacatatttttttcgagttgaattattttctttttcttttaaaggcAGGAATACCCTCTGATCAGTTAATGTTTGTTACAGAAACGGAAGCCGCATTCATCTATTGTCATCATTCACTAGGTCGAGAACATAACCAACACTTAAAAGACGTAACTGAATATATGGTTGTTAACCTTGGAGGTATTTTGAGGTGTAATATGACATGTATATTTACTAACTCATTTTGATGTATATGTTTGTCTCCTTACTTTTTATTTGGATTTGTCTTACAGGTAGCTCTCAGAACTCGTCACATAGGTTCGCCAAAACAGAGTTAGGATACAGTTATATAGAAATGCATGTGCagaattgaataattgataATACGATACATATTTCACTTACTAAAGTACAGTGTTTATTCGACAACGGTTGATCGTTTGATAACTTTAAAAGTTTGCTTTCTTTCCAACTAGAGTGCATTATTAAGTGACCAAATCCGTATATTGCccttttctttgttgtgttgttttctgtttttaagAAACTTTCTCTTTTAGTAAAACCCAGAATTTCTTGTATGCAAAACTTTGTTATTGAAAACAGCATGAGATCTATTTACGTGAGTGCTTACAATTCATTTCCGTTTGAAACGAATACTCCATTAAGATCATTTAATAAATTCACTATGAAAGCCAaacaaactttacaaacaacGGAGGTCTTGataattcaaatgaaaactgtTTAGATAACATAACTTGTGCATAGCGAAACTTTTTATAAAGcataaattattctaaactGTTGAATTAAATGACATGTCcttttatttaatcaaattttgttCTACTGGTGATCTTTATTTCTTAACATTAGGTTCTTTTGCTGACATAACAATCATCAAGAAAGATGGTACTCAAGTGATAGAAAGATATCGGACAGAAGACAATGAGTGCGGTGGCTCATTAGTAAATGAAACCTTCTTAAAATTTCTAGTTAGAATATTTGGTTCGCAATTTATGACGTCACTACAAAAAGAACAGCCGTCTGTTTTTTCGGATATAGAGGAAGAACTGGAATTACTTAAAAGGAATGTTAAAGGAAATCATAGTGGCAAAATTAACTTTTCATTTCCATATTCTAATATCGATTCTTCCAGCAAAAACTACCTAGGTAAAGATCTACATGAAGCAATTTGTAGTTCTATATATGGCAATGATATTACTCTGATAGGGGATAAAATGCGAATTAATTCCGACTTGTTCTGCAATTTTTTCAAGCCAACAATTGACAAGATTATTAACCTGATGGAAAACGTGTTTGTAGATTATAAAGATTCACACGAAGTATCGGCTATCGTCATGGTTGGAGAATTTTCGAAATGTATTTTAGTTCAAGAAGCTGTGAGACAAATGTTTCCCAAAAAAGACATCATTATACCGACAAATCCTGGACTAGCAGATATTTTGGGAGCAGTTTTATGTGGACACCAGCCTTGTCAGTACAAGCCGATTTCTCCGTCTCAGGTGAGAAAACGATAAAAAAGTTATGTTTACGTTAGCTAGATGTGAAATTtcagaatgaaaaataaatttgtcagtgaaacatttacaaataaaaaacacatacaTTAATCAACAAAGTTAACAGTTGAGTAAAGTTAATTCCGATAATCCCTATGAATATTATGGTAAGCGGAAAACCATAAAAACAAAGTTACCCTTTGTCACATTCAACCAtatttcagtagtttttataCCTAACCTTATACTGACTTGTACAACAGAATTGTTTGACTGCATCGACCAAAACTGACCAAATGATAttttcactttaatttgtatatacCCGCAGAGTAAATCACCAGTATGTTTTATGTCacgattcaatgtataatacaatggacAGTATTATTTGAATACAATAACAACAGATTTTCGTTTGCATAAAAAAAGAGTCCCagcatgtcctccttttattcaaaatattgatacgtaacaaaattgcATTAGTTTTGATACGTCAtactgacttgtacaacaaaattatttgaacgCTCCAACCAAAACTGCCTATATTTGCACTGTAATTCCTAAATCCATATTCCGGCATAGTACAATGGAGTAATtcagtcatatttttttatgtcaggattcaatgtaaaatacaatggacagcaatattgcaatacaatTCAACAACAAacttttgttcgcataaatttagggtgccagcatgtccttcttttattcaaaatattgatacgttaCAAAATTTCAGAAGTTTTTATATctcatgctgacttgtacaacaaaattatttgaccgcctTGACCAAACCTGagcatatgtgcactttaatttgtaaatctataagCTGCATAggaaatcagccatattttttatatcaggattcaatgtatcatacaatgaacagcaatattgcaatacaataacaacaatattttgtttgcataaatttagAGTGCCATCAtgtccttttattcaaaatattgatacgtaacaaaatttcagtagttttgatatctcatatttaaaaaagaagatttggtatgattgccaatgagacaactatccacaaaagacaaagaatgacacagacattaacaactataggccttcaacaatgaacaaagcccaaaccgcatagtcagctataatatgCCCCGATGCTGACTTGTACAGCAAAACTATTTGACCGCTTCAACCAAAATTGActatatgtgcactttaatttgtagatGTATATACCGGCATAGTAATTCAGCCATAtgttttatgtcaggattcaatgtatgaTACGATGGACAGCACTTTACAATACAAAATCAACAACTTTTTGTTGGCATAAATTTAGGGTAGCagcatgtcctccttttattcagaCATTAATACGTAAAAAAATTCAGTTGTTTTGATACCTtatgctgacttgtacaacacaatcatttgactCTTTCAACCAAAACTGACTATATGTGCactttcatttgaaaatctatataccggCATAGTAATTCaatcatatttttatgtcaggattcaatgtataatacaatggacAGCACTATTGCAATAccataacaacaaatttttgttggCATAAATTCcaggtgccagcatgtcctccttttattcaaaatattgctacgtaacaaaatttcagtagttttgatacctcatgctgacttgtacaacagaATGATTTGACCGCTTCAattaaaactgaccatatgtacactttaatttgtaaatctttatatttttttcgcatAAATTGAGACTGTCAGCATTTCATCTctatattcataatattgaacAGTCACAAGATAAAATAGTTCAGGATGgtgtgtaaaacaaaactattaggCTGCATCATCCAAgtaccaacactgacatgtctgaattAATTTGTACTTGTGAGGTTCTCTTCTGGGAATAGTATACTGTTTTTGTCGGTTCATGGATTTTGATTGTAGTTAAACGTAAAgtaaactggtccgccgttccATCTATAGCTTCACACCGACGGAACGGGTTGGGGCCATTCCCGTACGAACAACATGATGCGTACTCCAGCCGGACAGTAGCCGTACTGATAACCGtaattataatattcatttggTCTTTTCTTTGAATTGCTTAAAATGGATACCCCGGCTGGACTTTCAGCGAATTAAgcagtaaaatatttaaattagcaGGAGTCCGGTTCAGAAAGTCCAGCTGGACTTTCATAAAAGTACGTCTGAAAAAAATCCAGCCGGCATTTCTGGCAAAACTATGATATCTATTAAGTTCAACTGGACTTTACAAAGTCCGGTTTGACTTATAAAGATGATCTCAGCAGGGGCTGACCAACAAACAATGAGGGGGGTCAAACCCTTTGGACCCTGCCTCTGGATCCACCACtactcagattttttttcagatgattGATTCTTCTGTTTTAATTCACATCATGCAGCCCTTGCTATaatctgaaaatacaaaaaaacagatGGCATTAtgcttatatataatgtttattacTTTTTCTACTGTCTAACTGGCACAACCAACAAATGGGGACTTGAGAAGCTAAATGCTTACTCTTAAAATATTGTGGTTATAATTAGATATTAAGGCTTAATAACTATAAAgtgcataaaaataaaataaagttagcTTTGAAAATCACTTAAAACTGTAGAAATCAAAAACCTTTCAAACCAACTCAAAATAATAACCATTccttaatacatattttttaataacaattcAAAGTGGCTGTCACAAAACCTCAGAACAAAACAGACTAGATGATTTGTTTGCTTGGATAAATAATTAATGTAGCTGTTTCATTCTTTTTactcataaaacataaaaatcaagctatttataatattgaaattattttattaatatgttGAATAAAAAGAGTATACCAGATAATATCACCAAAATGGcggaatttaatttaaaattattgtactgaccataatacaatgtaatatgcaatccaaaatacatgtaaacagCAATCTTCCTAAATTGTCATTGAAGCCAGTCAGAAGGATTCATCTTTTCTATTTAATGTGAAAAGAACTACTTCCAAACATTTGCTTTATTGCTTTGCTTAAAGTCAGAGTGGAATACGTCTCAAGTCTAGCCGAAGCCCAGTTGAACTCCTGATGAAATGTTCGTATGGGTTATAACATTGGCAAAAATTGGACGAGTTTTACAGATTCAACGATTCGCTAATAAAATAGACCAATCATCGTGATAGGAAATTGACTTCAATTGTTAATACTGCGATGCCGCAAAATTAACTAGTATCTGTTAATTAACCCCTATGTTGGTAGCGAAGATAAATGACCAGCGAGCGTGTTATCATCTTCTTGACAAAATGAGCCGTCCTCTTTCATTCTCTTAAGAACGCAGCAGGGTAATAACTGTGTTTGATTTCCTACCGGTATAATACATTATAAACATAGTACATAATGCATTAGTCTCATCGAATTATTAAATATCGTGATCAGAATTCTTACCACGTGATTTAGACCATACCTGTtgtcagtgtagcgataagtgaacacaacaggggtccagtttaaatagtccggcggctttgtgaaaaattgtgcacatcctgttacaagcatgaaatttggcatagaccttcctcaactattactcttttatttcagatagggaggcatttgaaaaaaatgtctcacttccgttaaaatcaaaaatggcggacgtcatacttaaatcagcccaatattgaaggctagcgtgtaaaaatgtcctattatcatgctactatcataatatttgataCAGACCTTTgtgttttactacttttggataaattaaatagattagatgtcttcagaaatcacacttccggttaaaatccaatatggcggacattgtacttaaatgggcttattttttagggagggtaattgaaatgtgttttaacgtattgctactctaattacattgtgtatgaacttttctttggtgcttctgaGTGAGACAATGtgtaagacatatgtcttaaaaacccttacTTTCGGAagtatccaaaatggcggacagagaaatatcaattttttattcaaattttcaacttttttcaaaatggaaagaaaatgattttattttttgctggtcattaaacattttgctttaagttatccccaaaaccacttattctagcatgATGTAAATGCtaagatataaagttgacacttccggtaaaaatatgacgtaaatttcaaatatgagtcctcaatctatttcttcgatgtagagttttggatagattgatttaaacaaaataaaatcactatagtactaaaaatatttaaaattactacttttggccaagaatacatgcttattcacagtcaccaccACATGCACACAAGGCAGTGCACGGGAGACCTAAttttacacattaaaaataactgcggcatcctttcttacatcaataatgtacaagcttctgaaaaattatgagttttttttaaagggaccCTGTTTGTCCCTTCGCAATCCATTAGTGACAAGACTAGGTAGCATAAGAGTCAATCCAAAGCTCGTCTCACTAAACACCTGCATTAGAATATTACACGTTTTACATGCTTGAAAAGACTAGAACACTCAGTCGTGGGAATAGCCTCACTTAAAATGAGTTTTACCTTTTGTGCTACAATTGACtttcttgcttcgttaatcatgttagatctgaagtttgtgcgatcttacagtaCAACCCCGGTGATTAAGGCTGATCAATCATTATTCTTTATGttaagtcacatcttcaaataccatcaatATCTCCCACgtagtctttttttttccttttcaagcaAAGGAAACAGTATCACAACCCGTCATAAGGTATGGGTCAGAAATAAAAGTGTGTGATCACTCATTGCccagtgcatttgaaaggccattgatagatatttatccaaagatttttgcctcccCAAATACAATCCATAGTTCgtctgcccctatgtcacggaatagtgAAATAGTATTGACAGCATCATTAGTGACTGTtaatcatgactcgtttaagtgcgtgtttcactgcagcagacacatgcaccatgatttaAGTGTCAGTCTCTTTATGTGAACATAGTGCTTCACTTAAAATACATCACGTGGtgaataagatagaatatcctgagcatttgttgctaTAACTACCATACTCATCAAAGAGTTCGTCCACTCTTGTTACAGTCTCAAGGGATTTTATtaaggtaaggacataatacccaatcaTCATACTCGTTAGGAAAGACATGTGAACATAGACAATACTGGTAGTTTGAAAGGTGCTAAAAGAAGCAAGGGCAACATTTAGGGGAAAGGGAATACACAGACGAACCCAGGATTAAAAACATCCTCAAAATTGGGAAAGTTTTCTGAGAGATGACGACAGTAAGAaaaacttttaagttttcattcacaggagcttgctcaatacaattttgagtacaaggtagttgaagcaacaaatgctcaggatgtTCAGTGTTATCCACCACTTGACgatgtttcaagtttagcaccatgtttacacgaagagactgacactagaatcaagatagatgtgtctgatgcagtgaaacatagacttaactgagtcatgactcaaacagtcgatactgatgtcattgctgtttcgctattccgtgacataggggcagacAAACTTTGGTTTGCACTTGGAAGGGGAAAAGtataagatatttatcaatcaatgacctttcaaatgcactaggcattaAAAGATAACACATTTGCTGGAAAAGGAACTGCGTTGGTGACATTAAAGgagtttgaagatgtgactatagcatttagaatgatgattgaccaGCCAACATCACCATATGGATTTGATgtttaatgtcattgaaaacgaTACGTGGTTTTGTTGGAAGAtcgaaaagaaaaagaaacagattagGTAAACAAGgcaagaaaatatgtgtttttgcaGAATTTATGGATGTAAGAAACAATATTACAGTCTTTGTAAATTTTGGAAATCAGCTCTCCGATTGTGGATTGCGGCCTACTGAGTATGCTGATTGGATATTATGTCTTTACCTAAATAAATaccttgaaactgaaatatGAGTGGGTGAAGTCTTGGATGTGTATGGTAGTTATAGCAACAAATggtcaggatattctatcttatccacCACGTAATGTATTTCAAGTTCAGCACCAAGTTCACATTAAGAGGCATACACTAAAgtcatggtgcatgtgtctgatgcagtgaaacacgcacttaaatgagtcatgattcgaacagtcgttaatgatgatgctgtcactactgtttcgctattccgtgacataggggtagGCAAACTATGGATTGTGTTTGGGAGGGCAAAAGactttggattaatatctatcaatggcctttcaaatgcacaAGGCAATGAGTGATCTGAGTGATCTGTAACACTTATTGCTATCCATGTCTTTACCTGTTGTGATAtggttctctctttgcttgaaagAGGGAAAAAGACTATGTGGGAGacattgattgcatttgaagatgtgactttaacaaaaagaatgatgattaatcagactaaatcaccggggttttactgtaagatcgcacaCACTTACCAGATGggttaacgaagcaagaaaataactattttcgCAACAGGGACGGCTTTTTGAGGCTATTCCCTTAACTTGATCTAGTCTTTTTCAGCATGTAAATCATGCAATATACTTCGGTAGGTGTTTAGAGAGACAGGCTTGGGATTGGCTCTTATGCTACCCACTCCAGGCGGGGACAAAGAggataacttttgaaaaactctttttgaggcctcattattttgtcaaaagctTATACATTGTTGATGTAAGAAAGGATACCGCGGTCATTTTTAATGTGGAAAATCGGGTATCCCGTGCACTGCGATGTGTGCATGTCatggtgactgtgaataaacatgtattcttggccaaatagtaataattttaaataatttttagtactatagtgattttattttcttttagtcaatctatccaaaactctacatcgaagaaatagattgaaatctttgaaatttacgtcatatttttaaccAGAAGCgtcaactttatatctaaatatttacaacatgctagaataGGTGGTTTTGAGGATAACTttaagccaaaagtttaatgaccagcacaaaataaaatcattttctttacattttggaaaaagttgaaaattggaataaaaaatggatatttctctgtccgccattttggatattaccGGAGGAaagggtttttaagacatatgtcttatgcattgtatccatcagaaacaccaaagaaaggttcatacacaatgtaatgatagtagcaatacgttaaaacacatttcagttaccctccctaaaaataagcttattttagtacaatgtcagccatattggatttaaaccggaagtggggtttctgaagacatctaatctatttaatttatccaaaagtagtaaaacaaaaaggtctgtaccaaatattatgatagtagcatgataataacacatttttacacgctagccttcgatatggggctgatttaagtatgacgtccgccattttggattttaccggatgtgagactttttttttaatgcctccctatctgacataaaagagtaatagttgaggaaggtctatgccaaatttcatgcttgtaacaggatgtgcacaattcgtctgaaatatgcttgtagccgcTGGACTAaaacgtcaagtggcaactatttcattcAAGGGCACATTGCGTATAATTTTGGGACACCCATACTGTTCATCAATTTATCGTTAAAGGCAAATCTATCGACAAATCTGacgaatttgacgagattgttgatagttttaccacaCCGTATGTATCCAgacactgtacaattttcgttAGAATATTCTGCGGAACATAGAATAGCAGATTCAATGCaaacaagtaaaataacaaGGAAATATCCATGCATGTATAaatgcataaagtaaaatttaggaagAGACAGGTAAAAACAGGGAACGAAGCAACGTCGACAATGATGTTGATATCCTATGattataagaatattgttccgaTGCATTGGATAATCTTTCTATCCGCCTGCTAATGATTTTctctaataattaaaaaaaccctTTCATTTCCTTTATGATAGCTCTATGTGATTGTATAgccattgttatatatatatatatatatctttgttGATATGTATAACACCTAGTAGAGTCTAGCGAGTAAAGAAATTTGCTATCCTggggaaaataataaaaataagtctgatatgaaaactcttaAACACCATAATCTGtcataagcagacctgtcctcaggtctggtaaATAGCAGACTtctccacaggtctggtcttgGGAAGACTTGTCCTAAGGTCTTGTctgg is part of the Mytilus trossulus isolate FHL-02 chromosome 13, PNRI_Mtr1.1.1.hap1, whole genome shotgun sequence genome and encodes:
- the LOC134694070 gene encoding uncharacterized protein LOC134694070 is translated as MWVIPVSVDLTDTSKQLLRSCAEQAGIPSDQLMFVTETEAAFIYCHHSLGREHNQHLKDVTEYMVVNLGGSFADITIIKKDGTQVIERYRTEDNECGGSLVNETFLKFLVRIFGSQFMTSLQKEQPSVFSDIEEELELLKRNVKGNHSGKINFSFPYSNIDSSSKNYLGKDLHEAICSSIYGNDITLIGDKMRINSDLFCNFFKPTIDKIINLMENVFVDYKDSHEVSAIVMVGEFSKCILVQEAVRQMFPKKDIIIPTNPGLADILGAVLCGHQPCQYKPISPSQALKDNTFAGKGTALVTLKEFEDVTIAFRMMIDQPTSPYGFDV